The window TACTGCAAGAGCGGATATCACTGCAGACACAATCTCacttattggaagaacaaacCTTTCTATGCGTTTGGCCTCGGCTCTGCTAGCTATGTCGATGGTGTGAGGTTTTCGAGACCAAAGAGGATGAAAGAGTACACAGTTTATGTGGAGAATTTGGAAAATGGATTGGTGGATCACTGCGAAAGTAATCGTACTGCACAGGATATGGCCACGGATGTTGTTATGCTCTCTCTTAGAACTTCAAGAGGTCTGGATTTGAAGTCTTTCGGAGAAGCATATGGTAGCTCTCTCGTTCTTACTCTTTGCAAGGCCTATAAACCTTATGTTGAAAGTGGGCATGTGGTTTTCTTGGATGAACAGAGAAGGGCCCTCACTGCAGATGAATTCGACGCCTTGCAAGTGAACAAGGACGAGACTGAAAGAAGTCCTGCCTACATTCGGCTTAGTGATCCAGACGGTTTCCTTTTGTCGAATGAATTGATATCGCTTGCATTTGCAGTTGTAGCTCCATAAGCCAAGTGCAATTCCATGCACCTGCAGCATCTGGTGGTAGAGTGAAACACACACACCCAAGTAGCAGTTTCATGACATCATCCGAAGCTGAAGGTTTCGTATTTTCTTTAGTGTAGCGTCGGAAGAGACAATTAAACTCTTGCACCTTCCGTTGTCATGGTCGAGGAGAAAATGGTACGGCAGAGAATTGTGGCCGGTACATGCGTCGTTCAAATGATAAGCGACCAGCTGAGCATGTTGATCCACGCACTAATCATTTTCAGGGTGAACCAAGAAACCACGCATAAGTTCCCGGCATTGGGGAGGCATCGCGGAGCAGAATACGATGAGGTTGATTAAACATGAGTAGTAGAAGTTCATCACTCATCAAGGAGATGATTCTATAAGGAAGATTAGATCATTTAAAGGCGGCTCGTCGTAACATTTGTAATAAAAGATCATTCGCAAAGAGAAGCGAAGTACTTGTTCTCTTATAAATTAAGAAAATCTTTGTTTGTTAGAAAATCAATGTTACACGGACCTTCCTACACAGAGGCCGAATGACAAATTTGACGATGAATTACAACAAACTTTCGACGATAAATAACACAGGTTTATCGAAGAAATACGTTGTTTGCACCTGATTCTGCTTCCATCATCCACCAGAGCCTTTGATTAACGGAATGATACGTCACGTCTGAAGCAAGTTCGAAGATGATGGTCTAGAATTTGGCGTTCTTGCACCATTTGTGTGCAACTTACTCCTCTGTGTGACGTATAGCATGCAGATCTATACGCAAATATGTTGAATCGCACGTTTGCGCCTGAAATCCTTGGTCTGTTCATTGCAACAGCTTCAAGTGCCTGAActtaaatatatgaaacatataaAGTTAGAAATTGGAGTCGCATTTTGTGATTTACTTACACATTTTTCATGGTAGTACAAACCGTCTAAAATGAACTTTGTATATAGAATGCCAGCTACTACGAGGGTTTTGTTTTCTGCCCAACTCTCGAGATGCGCCTAAGCTCTTGGGTTCCTTTCCTCATCTCACTGCAAATTGCAaacaaattaggaaaatcttGCAATGAATCCAAATGCGAATTCCAAGTGTCCGAAAAAAGTGATACCTTTGGTGCAAATAAACTATCAGATAGAAAATAGGGAGAAGCATCAAAGTCAGTATGGAGATAGCCATGTAGAATACACttgaatgcttctgcaaaaACAAAACGATGTGACAACATATTTCTTCGTGAAATCTtcgaagaaagaaaaatacgatATCAAAAATCAcagacaatcatggcaaaactGCAATGGAAAATAAGTCCGGAGATTGAAACTACGGCACAATTCATCCTTTATAGTGAAATCTACTGCGATAGGAGACTGAAACCTTACCTTTCCTCCTCTAGGAAAAAGTTTCCGTTTCCCCAAGCAAGTATGAGCGTGACAAAATTGGTGCAAGAAAAACTCTACCAATATATCAAAATGTAAATCTGAATTAGTACTAACACGAACGACACCAAGAAAAGAGGTAAAATTAAGGCAGTCGAATAACATTAGAGCAGAAGTGGTAGAGCTTTggttgaaaacaaagaaaaataccaTTAAGACGGCGTGCTGAAGGACTTTGGTTGATTGGAAAACAGCTATTGGCAAGACCCTGCAATATAAAagggaaaagggaaaaaatatttaaacaagGTAACGTATAAGATTGAAAGAATATGAACAATGATAGTGCGTTAAAGCAACCTCACATAGGTGGTGATTCCTTGCAACAGCAGCAGGATTGCATTTGGTTTTGCTTGACTTGGTATTCAAAACAGCATCACAATGCAAAGCTCCGCATAAATCAGCTAAGCACTTGCTTCCACTCTGcattcatgaattttttttcaaactgaGCAAAACGAACCATCTAGAGGAAACAAAAACCATACATTCGATTGAAGATATAATAGAAAAGACAGAAATCGAATAAGTTTATAATCATGTCTTGATGTATTCTGCAAGTTATATAGACCACATGGCAAGTTATGCTTGAAGCAGAGGCAGAATAGTTTTTCGGACTTTGAAACAACTACAGATGCTAACTGCCCTTGCCAGGATTACCAAAGAACAAGATACAGACCTTATGAAAGGAAAGATTATCACCTAGACGTTTCTTTATCGGCGTTAAACGATGCCATCTTGTAAAGCGGTTTAAGCCATGTAATTCTTCTTCGTCAATTTTTAAGAAATAATTTCCTGATCTAATTTATTGAATCACGCTACAAGCCTACAACTAAAATAACACCTTTAAAGACGCGTAATTATTTTTTGGAAAGCAGGGGTTATGAAACCCCAGACCAACAGGAAACTGATAAACATGGACTAGATGcaaatgcttttaaaagaaaagtTCTTTCATTTGCAGATAAAATTGATTAGAGATAACTTGGGTTTATAAATCAGAAGaactaaatataaatataacagAGAGGGGCAGCTGAAAATGAAATTCATCTTTCACTTATTGACCAAGTGTTCACAAGTCCTAACATATTAAAGCACGGAAACACAGTCAACATACTATATTCAGAAGATTGTAGTGTCTATTGTCAAAATGTTGATCAAGAAACATTTCAGCACGGAAGCTGTTCTTACAGTATCCGCACTGCCATTCGTTTATATCCAACTGAACCTTGTGCTCTTCCTGATCTCTAAATAGATCATTGTCGTGATGAAGTCGACAGTTACTTGGAATCTCATAGTGTTCTTGTttcacaaatggcatcaaatactacaaaacacaaatcaGAACTGGCTTTGAGTACACTATTACGATATACGCAtggtaattttgtaaaaacactcAATGTTTTGTCAATACCTTCTCGATAATTTGCCATGCTGCCCTACTTCTTTCTCTGGAACAATGCACTTCATGAGCATGCTCTTGTTCAAGAGTTCTAATATAAAGAAACACGTATTAAGCATATAACACCAGCCCAAAGAAAGAAACACCATATTCCAAGTTGCATAATTGACCATACAACTTCGAGCTTGTAACAATATAACCAATGGACGTTGTCAAAATAATCTAAACGATTAAAGGAGCCGTCAGCCGTATTACCTTAAAGATTCAGATTTTTCAAAATCCTGGGtcaaaaaatgcagaaaataaCATTAGCTAGGAAGGACTACAGAGCAAAATACATTACTAAATTCCCAGAAGAAGCAAATTTGAGTCTCTTTAAACTATTCTAATCCACAAGGGTGGGGTTCAAACTTAGTGCCGGCCCGAGCACACTGCCTTGACCAACTGGCCTAAGACGTTCTAAAACTTGAATAAAAGGTAATTCAAGTTAGGGTGAAGCTCTAAAGCCTCTTTTGATCGAACCCTTTGCTTTTTTCTGTTGAATGGGGTTCAAACCATGGAAATTTCGAACCTTTTTAtctaaacaaaaacacaattggTGTATTTTGCTACTTTCTGTAAAGTCCTCTCTAGCAGAAACCAAAATTTGATCGGATAAAAATCATTACTTTATAAAACCCATAATCCAATATAGAAAATCGAAGCTACCCAGCAAAACCCAACATCTAAACAGGTAAAAAGCTGGATCAtatgcatatatacatacacacacacacacacatatatatatatatatatatatatatatatatattgaagtaCCTGGTTTGCCTGCGTAAGGGAGGAGACTTGGAGTGTTTGTTGAAGGTATaacaagaaaaggattgaaacaAACAGGTTGATTTTCTTCATCTCTATCAGAAATGGACCAGTTTGATGAGCTTTTCTGGGCAAAGCTGTATACTGGGAAAAGCTTCGGGAGTGCAGCTGAATGACAATACgggtatgtttgtttgttggaGGTCGAAGCTCCGGGTTTTCCTTATTCCGGTCAAGAATAACCTGCTATCCAAGGATATTGGGTcgtattttcattttttgatgaATATTATaaggatttttcttttttaatttcggTTTCACATAAGTTTTTCTCCTTTGAGTAGCTCGTTTTCTTTATCGTAAACTAATACATAATTGATTTTGTAATTGACTCTTTCATTATTTACCGCTCAATTTTGATTCAAATAGTTGACCCAAAatccaaataaaaagaaaatgttaCAAGAGATAAacttaaagaaaaaaagttCAAGCGAAGCACATGATGACCTAGTTAGACTATGTTGGTTGACACAAACCGTCTTCGTTGTACCATCATGTACCTCACCAATTTGTCGTCTGGATCAATCGATATGCAGTCAGCACCAGCAAAACACAAAGTCATAAAACAAGCACCAACAAACATACAAGGGCCATAAAACAAAACCACAAATGCAGATAAGTCCCGAATGAAGGACACCATTTGTTTGACTATTCGCCAATTTAGATTCATAGCAGTTTTGTATATTTGAAATAGGGAGTTTAAGGAAACACTCCTGGAATTGTTTACTTTTAACGTTAAGCATATTTTTAGCCTAAAAAATCACttatagtactattcacttgcacctttattttgtcattttggttaAAAGCTAAAGTTACGGGTCGTAAATCGGAGAATTCATGAATAAAGGAGAATAACTTGTGTACATATATTAAACTAGTGTACCTCTTCCATAGAGCCTTGCATGCAAATTGCAATGCATTCAAGAATATTGAGAGCAAGAAATGTGATTCTTTTAACTTCTCTGCTGTTGCTTTTTTCGGAAGCACTTTGAGCATGGTCATGAAATTGAAGGAtataaaaaagcaaaaaatgaaATGTGGTGAAAAAATGAGGCAAAACCACAAACTTACATAAAATTTATGTGAAAAACAGTAATTACGGTAATTCTCGTCTCGATCAAAATTTTACAACTATCTTGAAATACACTCAATGTAGCAGTACTGTGTAAACCGTAGCGAACAGCTTATCTTTTCTTCTTGCCTCTTTTTTTGGTACGAGTTTCCGGTTCTTGCTCCACAGCCTTCTGTTCTGCCTCTAATATGGCCAACTGCATCACACACAGAAGAAtaagaatatgaaacaaaagAAGGAAACTTAATCCGTTTGGTTTCAGGAAGAAGCCTTGTATAAACCTTGAGTCGCAAAACCAAAATGTTACCTCATCGAGAATTGGTTTAAGCTCTCTGTATCGCGCTTCAGCAAGATCAAAACCATCCTTGCGGAGCTCCTGCAATGCCAAGGACACACCATGCACATAACATGCACAAGAAAACAAATATCAGAACAGCAGGATTAGGAAGTTTCTTTT is drawn from Malus domestica chromosome 14, GDT2T_hap1 and contains these coding sequences:
- the LOC103437623 gene encoding uncharacterized protein, yielding MKKINLFVSILFLLYLQQTLQVSSLTQANQDFEKSESLRTLEQEHAHEVHCSRERSRAAWQIIEKYLMPFVKQEHYEIPSNCRLHHDNDLFRDQEEHKVQLDINEWQCGYCKNSFRAEMFLDQHFDNRHYNLLNISGSKCLADLCGALHCDAVLNTKSSKTKCNPAAVARNHHLCEGLANSCFPINQSPSARRLNEFFLHQFCHAHTCLGKRKLFPRGGKKHSSVFYMAISILTLMLLPIFYLIVYLHQSEMRKGTQELRRISRVGQKTKPS